From Deltaproteobacteria bacterium, the proteins below share one genomic window:
- a CDS encoding nucleotide pyrophosphatase, whose translation MRTSIRSCASNSKRSGTWAVAADGAPASPRRAASATGLRPAACARDAAIDEDRAGRRRRFARALAIAAVAAAAWGAPATAHAYVGPGAGIAVATTAMALLVSTVLVVVGLLLWPVRWLWRQLTAKRPPKTPRIDRAVIVGLDGLDPKLVDRFMAEGKLPALAKLAECGTYRRLQTTFPAMSPVAWSSFATGVNPAKHGIFDFLTRDRRTYMADLSSADITPSSRALRIGNLQIPIGKPQLKLLRKSRPFWDILGRYRIPCSILRVPITFPPERFPGYMLSAMCVPDLQGSQGTYTYFTTGGADDEERVGGRRTVVTVDGDRVRTFLEGPPNPMRRDGRPVRAPLDIRIDRAARAARLTVGRHTVTLTLGEYTDWVEVAFPMRLGFKMRGICRFRLLEVGEDVFRMYVTPINIDPVAPVLPISHPKVFATFLAKLIGRYATLGLAEDTWALNEGVLDEQAFLEQAWENHREREAMFFQMLRRTKRGVIACVFDGTDRIQHMFMRYVDDGHPARRDDADRWGKVIEDTYVRMDRMVQRVLDEVGDDPRTMVIVMSDHGFQTFRRGVNLNAWLRQRGYLVLADGADGTGEWFEGVDWSRTRAFALGLGGIFLNVRGREAQGIVEPGDGARALADQIAAELTGLRDDEVGAVAIDNAYAAHRIYQGPYADDAPDVIVGYAAGWRASWEGVRGISAGEVFTDNTRAWSGDHCIDPKLVPGVLFANRELAPAHDDDPAISDVAPTLLDLFGVPAPRYMDGATLAR comes from the coding sequence ATGCGAACATCGATCCGGAGTTGCGCAAGCAACTCGAAGCGCTCGGGTACCTGGGCGGTGGCGGCTGACGGCGCGCCGGCGTCGCCGCGACGCGCGGCTTCTGCGACGGGGCTGCGTCCGGCCGCCTGCGCTCGCGACGCCGCGATCGACGAGGACCGGGCCGGCCGCCGGCGGCGGTTCGCGCGCGCACTCGCGATCGCGGCGGTCGCGGCCGCGGCGTGGGGCGCGCCGGCCACGGCGCACGCCTACGTCGGGCCGGGCGCCGGCATCGCGGTCGCGACCACCGCGATGGCGCTGCTGGTGTCGACCGTGTTGGTCGTCGTCGGCCTGTTGCTGTGGCCGGTTCGGTGGCTGTGGCGACAGCTGACCGCGAAGCGGCCGCCGAAGACGCCGCGCATCGACCGCGCGGTCATCGTCGGGCTCGACGGGCTCGACCCGAAGCTCGTCGATCGCTTCATGGCGGAGGGCAAGCTGCCGGCGCTCGCGAAGCTGGCCGAATGCGGCACGTACCGGCGGTTGCAGACCACGTTCCCGGCCATGTCGCCGGTCGCGTGGAGTTCGTTCGCCACCGGCGTCAATCCGGCCAAGCACGGCATCTTCGACTTCCTCACGCGCGATCGGCGCACTTACATGGCCGACCTGTCGTCGGCCGACATCACGCCGTCGTCGCGGGCGCTGCGCATCGGCAACCTGCAGATCCCGATCGGCAAGCCCCAGCTCAAGCTCTTGCGCAAGAGCCGGCCGTTTTGGGACATCCTCGGCCGCTATCGCATCCCGTGCTCGATCTTGCGCGTGCCGATCACGTTTCCGCCGGAGCGGTTCCCGGGCTACATGCTGTCGGCGATGTGCGTGCCCGACCTGCAGGGCAGCCAGGGCACGTACACGTACTTCACCACGGGCGGCGCCGACGACGAGGAGCGTGTCGGCGGACGCCGCACGGTCGTGACCGTCGACGGCGACCGCGTGCGCACGTTCCTCGAGGGCCCGCCGAACCCGATGCGACGAGACGGCCGGCCGGTGCGCGCGCCGCTCGACATCCGCATCGACCGCGCGGCGAGGGCGGCGCGATTGACCGTCGGGCGTCACACGGTCACGCTCACGCTCGGCGAGTACACCGACTGGGTCGAGGTCGCGTTCCCGATGCGCCTCGGCTTCAAGATGCGCGGCATCTGTCGGTTCCGGCTGCTCGAGGTGGGCGAGGACGTGTTCCGCATGTACGTCACGCCGATCAACATCGACCCGGTCGCGCCGGTGCTGCCGATCTCCCACCCAAAAGTGTTCGCCACGTTCTTGGCGAAGCTGATCGGCCGATACGCGACGCTCGGGTTGGCGGAGGATACGTGGGCGCTCAACGAGGGCGTCCTCGACGAGCAGGCGTTTCTCGAGCAGGCGTGGGAGAACCACCGCGAGCGCGAGGCGATGTTCTTTCAGATGTTGCGCCGAACCAAGCGGGGCGTGATCGCGTGCGTGTTCGACGGGACCGACCGCATTCAGCACATGTTCATGCGCTATGTCGACGACGGCCACCCGGCGCGGCGCGACGACGCGGACCGGTGGGGGAAGGTGATCGAGGACACCTACGTGCGGATGGACCGGATGGTCCAGCGCGTGCTCGACGAGGTCGGCGACGACCCGCGCACGATGGTGATCGTGATGTCCGACCACGGCTTTCAGACGTTTCGCCGGGGCGTCAACCTCAACGCATGGCTCAGGCAGCGCGGCTACCTGGTGTTGGCCGATGGCGCCGACGGCACCGGCGAGTGGTTCGAGGGCGTGGACTGGTCGCGCACCCGCGCATTCGCGCTCGGGCTCGGCGGCATCTTCCTCAACGTGCGCGGCCGCGAGGCGCAGGGCATCGTCGAGCCGGGCGACGGCGCGCGCGCGCTGGCCGACCAGATCGCCGCCGAACTCACGGGCCTGCGCGACGACGAGGTCGGCGCCGTGGCCATCGACAATGCCTACGCGGCGCACCGCATCTACCAGGGGCCGTACGCGGACGACGCACCGGACGTCATCGTCGGCTACGCGGCCGGTTGGCGCGCGTCGTGGGAAGGCGTGCGCGGGATCTCGGCGGGCGAGGTGTTCACCGACAACACGCGCGCGTGGAGCGGCGACCACTGCATCGACCCCAAGCTGGTGCCGGGCGTGTTGTTCGCGAACCGCGAGCTGGCGCCCGCGCACGACGACGATCCGGCGATCTCCGACGTGGCGCCGACGCTGCTCGACCTGTTCGGCGTACCGGCACCGCGCTACATGGACGGCGCGACCCTGGCGCGATGA